In a genomic window of Pedobacter sp. KBS0701:
- a CDS encoding TlpA disulfide reductase family protein, which yields MKKIVFSYMLLVLAIVQVRGQSVTIKPEKIKRGDTVTISYDPTAIYAKITPDAPSVTIVFTYSTFYDLPWKMPMVKKGKIWTASFVAGRFATFAAFYLQSGEQIQQPAADQHYVLRVFDGERRVKSSFLHESYSLSAQMPKSPDLQAKKLILLGEELKNNPDHYEAKVAQLNTMMIMAKSPQEKLRLREQARKIIAAKFEENPTLPGNVNLVTMGYLMIGEKSRLDSVRKVIMQRFPDADISKDFRAAVIAKEQDTATKIAKLEAMLKKSDKPGEEGSEGIHKMLFDYYASVKDSTRALFHASKLNIKVSPYTPQALKDIAARLTENKIAPSAAIAYADRSLQISGTWPVGIIRYFPEFGYIPSYVPDTTRKQAIAEARSALLSIKALNYFELHQIDSARLLADRAVKLSDGREGLINSAQVSARLNENQKAFNILWKLLIKNPTDSTVLKSAKINFLRYNQSEASFRSKVAELEALEIARLTAKTTLSMMNKPGPELSGLVDLEGRPVTAEMMKGKIVILDFWATWCVPCMQEMPYFHKVFEKYRNNKEIMFMVVNSGSNNTLEDAKKWAKQNPQYQFPIYFNNDKNIGEKVGFTVIPTIAVLDQQGKMQFRTIGFEGEILQKKLDVEIAVLLERKQKGE from the coding sequence ATGAAAAAAATAGTATTCAGTTATATGCTCCTCGTGCTTGCCATTGTGCAGGTGCGTGGGCAAAGCGTAACCATTAAGCCCGAAAAAATAAAGAGAGGAGATACCGTTACCATCAGTTACGACCCTACAGCTATCTATGCTAAAATAACACCTGACGCACCCTCCGTAACGATCGTTTTCACCTATTCTACTTTTTACGACCTGCCTTGGAAAATGCCAATGGTAAAAAAGGGCAAAATATGGACAGCATCTTTTGTAGCCGGCAGGTTTGCAACCTTTGCGGCTTTTTATCTCCAGAGCGGAGAGCAGATACAGCAACCTGCTGCCGATCAACACTATGTTTTGCGTGTTTTTGATGGGGAAAGGAGAGTAAAAAGCAGCTTTTTGCACGAATCTTATAGCCTTTCTGCCCAAATGCCAAAATCTCCTGATCTTCAGGCTAAAAAGCTGATTCTGCTCGGCGAAGAACTAAAAAATAATCCTGATCATTATGAGGCTAAGGTAGCACAGCTCAACACCATGATGATTATGGCAAAAAGCCCTCAAGAAAAACTGCGGTTAAGGGAGCAGGCCAGGAAAATCATTGCAGCGAAATTTGAAGAAAATCCTACGCTGCCGGGAAATGTGAACCTGGTTACGATGGGCTATCTGATGATCGGCGAAAAGAGCAGGCTCGATTCGGTGCGCAAAGTAATTATGCAGCGCTTCCCGGATGCAGATATCTCCAAAGACTTCCGCGCCGCAGTTATCGCTAAAGAGCAGGATACTGCCACCAAAATTGCAAAGCTGGAAGCGATGCTAAAGAAAAGCGATAAGCCTGGTGAAGAAGGGTCTGAAGGTATTCATAAAATGCTATTTGATTATTATGCATCGGTCAAGGATTCTACCAGGGCATTGTTTCATGCTTCCAAGCTGAACATAAAAGTTAGCCCTTACACACCTCAGGCACTTAAGGATATTGCAGCCAGGCTGACCGAAAATAAAATCGCCCCATCAGCGGCTATTGCTTATGCAGACAGATCGTTGCAAATTTCCGGTACCTGGCCGGTAGGGATTATCCGTTATTTCCCTGAGTTCGGTTATATTCCTTCCTATGTACCGGATACCACAAGAAAACAGGCCATAGCAGAGGCAAGGTCTGCGCTGCTTTCTATCAAAGCACTCAATTATTTTGAGCTGCACCAAATCGATTCAGCAAGACTGCTGGCAGACCGGGCAGTAAAACTTTCGGATGGAAGAGAGGGGTTGATTAACAGTGCCCAGGTATCTGCAAGGTTAAATGAAAATCAGAAGGCTTTTAATATCCTCTGGAAGCTGCTGATTAAAAATCCGACAGATTCAACGGTACTGAAAAGCGCAAAAATCAATTTTTTAAGATATAACCAGTCCGAAGCCAGTTTCCGGTCAAAGGTAGCGGAGCTGGAAGCTTTGGAAATCGCCCGGCTAACTGCTAAAACCACATTATCGATGATGAATAAGCCCGGACCGGAATTATCGGGCCTGGTGGACCTCGAAGGGCGGCCGGTTACCGCAGAAATGATGAAGGGAAAGATTGTAATCCTTGATTTCTGGGCAACCTGGTGTGTTCCCTGTATGCAGGAAATGCCTTATTTCCATAAGGTTTTCGAAAAATACCGCAACAATAAGGAGATCATGTTTATGGTGGTCAACAGTGGTTCCAACAATACCCTCGAAGATGCTAAAAAATGGGCAAAACAGAACCCGCAATATCAGTTTCCGATTTATTTCAACAACGATAAAAATATAGGAGAAAAAGTAGGCTTTACGGTAATTCCTACTATCGCTGTTTTAGATCAGCAGGGAAAAATGCAGTTCAGGACCATTGGGTTTGAAGGTGAGATCCTTCAGAAAAAACTTGATGTTGAAATCGCTGTTCTGCTTGAAAGAAAGCAGAAGGGTGAATAA
- a CDS encoding GntR family transcriptional regulator produces the protein MKLTIDHKSQVPLHVQAEALLRKLIENPEYVGGKLLPNEVELSKELGISRTTLRQSINKLVYDGLLIRKKGVGTKVAASKSLSSKSKNWMSFSQEMSARGIPIRNFELHVSWVYPDKRLASFFQIKEDKKVLKLVRLRGRPEGPFVYFESYFHPGVGLTGEEDYKAPLYEMLEKEHSVVAMISKEEISALLADEFIAAKLEANVGSPILFRKRFVYDIDEKPIEYNLGFYKADSFIYTVESRRD, from the coding sequence ATGAAACTAACAATAGACCATAAAAGTCAGGTGCCATTACATGTACAGGCGGAAGCATTGTTAAGGAAATTAATTGAAAACCCCGAATATGTTGGTGGCAAACTGCTTCCCAACGAAGTAGAGTTATCAAAAGAATTAGGCATATCACGCACTACTTTACGCCAGTCGATAAATAAACTGGTTTACGACGGCTTGCTTATACGCAAAAAAGGGGTCGGCACTAAGGTGGCCGCATCAAAATCGCTGAGTTCAAAATCGAAGAACTGGATGAGTTTTTCTCAGGAAATGAGTGCCAGGGGAATTCCGATCCGAAATTTCGAATTACATGTAAGCTGGGTATATCCCGATAAAAGACTGGCAAGTTTTTTCCAGATCAAGGAAGACAAAAAAGTTTTAAAATTGGTTAGGCTAAGGGGCCGCCCTGAGGGTCCGTTCGTATATTTTGAATCATACTTCCATCCAGGTGTGGGTCTAACTGGCGAAGAGGATTACAAAGCTCCCCTTTATGAAATGCTGGAAAAGGAACATTCGGTCGTTGCGATGATCTCCAAAGAGGAAATCAGTGCCTTGCTCGCGGATGAATTCATCGCAGCCAAACTGGAGGCGAATGTAGGCTCGCCTATCTTATTCAGGAAGCGTTTTGTGTATGATATTGACGAAAAACCAATCGAATACAACCTCGGATTTTATAAGGCAGATAGCTTCATCTATACGGTTGAAAGCAGAAGAGATTAG
- a CDS encoding class I mannose-6-phosphate isomerase has translation MSIEEPMRKTEQEIMPAFRKEISKPQGYDIYPYFALGEKQIFNGYATLAHHITLQKTVIIDGYVGVYWNLLISSLKKELVSRGLQVNIIDTASFLKDEDLIDEMVEEFLGEKDAVWGKKTTLNLGDFFDLEALKASEVNEDCDVNLIIGCGASLSEWDASLIYVDLPKNELQHRMSAGAICNLGKSGPQEQTEMYKRFYFVDWVVLNAHKEQLAKNVDVFVDAQWDEDINWGYGDAVRDGLKKMSASVFRARPWFAPGAWGGQWMKQRMPQLDQNEINYAWSFELIVPENGLVFESDGLLLEVSFDLLMFAQAGNVLGKHFERFGNEFPIRFDFLDTFDGGNLSIQCHPGLEYIKEQFGENITQDETYYILDCNDDAGVYLGFQEDINPLAFKQVLEDSNLNGVAVEIEQYVQCHKAKKHDLFLIPNGTIHSAGAQNLVLEISATPYIFTFKMYDWLRLDLNGKPRPINIEHAFKNLDFSRKGSKVQQELISKPSILFEKDGCTCLHLPTHKEHFYDVHRLDFDSFVEVETENVCHVLMLVEGDSVSVTTADGSTMNFQYAETFVIPAAAGSYSIVNNSDRQAKVIKAFLK, from the coding sequence ATGTCAATAGAAGAACCGATGCGAAAGACCGAGCAGGAAATTATGCCGGCATTTAGGAAAGAAATCAGCAAACCGCAGGGTTACGATATCTACCCATACTTTGCGCTGGGGGAAAAACAAATTTTCAATGGTTACGCGACTCTTGCTCATCACATTACCTTACAAAAAACTGTCATTATTGATGGTTATGTGGGGGTGTACTGGAATCTTTTGATCAGCTCGCTTAAGAAAGAACTTGTTTCCAGAGGGCTGCAAGTTAACATCATAGATACAGCTTCTTTTCTAAAAGACGAAGACTTGATCGATGAAATGGTTGAAGAGTTTCTTGGCGAGAAGGATGCCGTTTGGGGAAAAAAGACCACACTAAACTTAGGTGATTTTTTTGATCTCGAAGCTTTAAAGGCTTCAGAAGTTAATGAAGATTGCGATGTAAACCTGATTATAGGTTGCGGCGCTTCATTAAGTGAGTGGGATGCCTCCCTAATTTATGTGGATTTGCCCAAAAATGAATTACAGCATCGAATGAGTGCCGGTGCAATCTGCAATCTGGGTAAGTCTGGTCCGCAGGAGCAGACCGAAATGTATAAGCGTTTTTATTTTGTAGACTGGGTTGTACTCAATGCCCACAAAGAGCAACTGGCAAAAAATGTAGACGTTTTTGTTGATGCGCAGTGGGATGAAGACATCAACTGGGGCTACGGTGATGCTGTTCGGGATGGGCTTAAGAAAATGTCTGCATCCGTATTTCGTGCAAGGCCATGGTTTGCCCCGGGTGCCTGGGGAGGGCAGTGGATGAAACAACGCATGCCGCAACTCGATCAGAATGAGATTAATTATGCATGGTCTTTTGAACTTATCGTTCCGGAAAACGGATTGGTATTCGAAAGTGATGGGCTGCTTTTAGAGGTTTCTTTTGATCTGCTCATGTTTGCACAGGCAGGAAATGTATTGGGTAAACACTTTGAACGGTTTGGAAATGAATTTCCGATAAGATTTGATTTTCTCGACACGTTTGATGGTGGCAATCTTTCGATACAATGCCATCCAGGTCTTGAATACATCAAAGAACAGTTCGGAGAAAATATCACTCAAGATGAAACCTATTATATTCTGGATTGTAATGATGATGCGGGCGTGTACCTGGGCTTTCAGGAAGATATCAATCCGCTTGCTTTCAAACAGGTGCTTGAAGATAGTAACCTAAATGGTGTAGCGGTAGAAATTGAGCAATACGTACAGTGCCATAAAGCAAAAAAGCACGATTTATTTCTGATTCCGAATGGCACCATTCACAGTGCAGGTGCACAAAATTTGGTGCTTGAAATTAGTGCAACACCATATATTTTCACTTTTAAGATGTATGATTGGTTGAGACTAGACCTAAATGGCAAACCACGCCCAATTAACATTGAACATGCTTTTAAAAATCTCGATTTTTCCCGAAAAGGAAGTAAGGTACAACAGGAATTGATTTCTAAACCAAGTATTCTTTTTGAAAAGGATGGCTGCACATGTCTTCACCTACCTACCCACAAAGAGCATTTTTACGATGTGCACCGCCTAGACTTCGATTCATTCGTTGAAGTTGAAACAGAAAATGTTTGCCATGTGCTGATGCTTGTTGAAGGCGATTCGGTTAGTGTAACCACTGCCGATGGTTCGACCATGAATTTTCAATATGCTGAAACTTTTGTAATCCCTGCAGCAGCCGGAAGCTATAGTATTGTGAATAACTCGGACCGGCAGGCAAAAGTAATTAAAGCCTTTTTAAAATAA
- a CDS encoding sugar porter family MFS transporter codes for MTIQEKHIDLKKNRSYLYLVCLVAALGGFLFGFDTAVISGTISLVTKDFGLDAVSEGWFVSCALLGCIIGVAISGKLSDRFGRKIVLILSAFLFLTSALGCMYAGSFSSLITFRLIGGIGIGVASMVSPLYISEFAPSRLRGTMVSLYQLALTIGIVVAYFTNAYLANHTGEAHSSAESQKILSAEVWRAMLGLGALPALIFLLALFVVPESPRWLLTRGRKDLAERILIKIDGEAAARKELETFSSQKISGEEGSLKILFNPVYRKALWIGLLLPFLSQVCGINAVIYYGPRILEQAGFTLNNALGGQVTIGIVNVIFTFVAIFTVDKWGRKPLLYVGVGGAVISLIIIGMLFQFGIISGPWILIFILAFIACFAFSFGPVCWVVIGEIFPNGIRGKAMSLATLTLWIGNFFVGQLTPVMLQGLGSSWTFWIFAICCSPALLLTWKLIPETKGRSLEEIDEHWQRSHRIAK; via the coding sequence ATGACGATACAAGAAAAACATATCGATCTCAAAAAAAATCGTTCCTACTTATACCTGGTATGCCTGGTTGCTGCCCTGGGAGGCTTTTTGTTCGGTTTTGATACTGCCGTAATATCCGGTACAATTAGCCTGGTTACAAAAGACTTTGGCCTTGATGCAGTTAGTGAAGGATGGTTTGTGAGTTGTGCCCTTCTGGGCTGCATCATTGGGGTGGCTATTTCAGGCAAACTTAGCGATAGATTTGGAAGGAAAATCGTCCTTATCCTTTCGGCATTTCTTTTTCTAACTTCTGCTTTGGGCTGCATGTATGCAGGATCTTTCTCTTCTTTGATTACCTTCAGGCTGATTGGCGGTATCGGAATCGGTGTGGCCTCAATGGTATCACCACTTTATATTTCAGAGTTTGCGCCTTCAAGACTGAGAGGAACCATGGTTTCGCTCTACCAGCTTGCCCTAACCATCGGGATTGTTGTGGCCTATTTTACGAATGCATACCTGGCAAATCACACCGGCGAAGCGCATTCGAGTGCAGAGTCACAGAAAATATTGTCTGCAGAAGTATGGCGTGCCATGCTTGGTCTGGGCGCTCTTCCTGCACTTATTTTTCTTTTGGCACTCTTCGTTGTCCCGGAATCGCCAAGATGGCTGCTCACCAGGGGGCGCAAAGATTTAGCAGAGCGGATACTCATCAAAATTGATGGAGAAGCAGCTGCAAGGAAAGAACTCGAGACTTTTTCCAGTCAGAAAATTTCTGGTGAAGAGGGTTCATTAAAAATACTTTTTAACCCGGTATACCGTAAGGCACTTTGGATCGGCCTTTTGCTTCCATTTCTCTCTCAGGTTTGTGGCATTAATGCCGTAATTTATTATGGTCCAAGAATATTAGAACAAGCAGGCTTTACGCTGAATAATGCCCTGGGTGGGCAGGTAACTATCGGTATAGTAAATGTGATATTCACGTTTGTGGCCATTTTTACGGTTGATAAATGGGGGCGTAAACCCCTGCTCTATGTTGGTGTAGGGGGGGCGGTAATCTCGCTGATTATTATTGGCATGCTTTTTCAGTTTGGCATAATCTCAGGGCCGTGGATCCTCATTTTTATACTCGCTTTCATTGCTTGTTTTGCTTTCTCTTTCGGGCCGGTATGTTGGGTTGTTATCGGAGAGATTTTTCCTAACGGCATCCGGGGCAAAGCCATGTCTCTGGCTACGCTTACCCTTTGGATCGGTAATTTCTTTGTTGGTCAGCTTACACCTGTAATGCTTCAGGGACTCGGATCGTCCTGGACCTTCTGGATTTTTGCCATCTGTTGTTCTCCGGCACTGCTCCTCACCTGGAAGCTGATCCCGGAAACCAAAGGACGCTCGCTTGAAGAAATTGATGAACACTGGCAGCGAAGTCACCGTATCGCCAAATAA